Proteins from a single region of Aquirhabdus parva:
- a CDS encoding outer membrane protein assembly factor BamD, translating to MSLPRLTGLVVPVVLSGSLLLSACSSLFSKDADRKKDAGPTQTEQGYYQSAQRYLGDARFSDATKDLEALETYYPVGAYTEQSQLDLMYARFRNSDYPGAITAADRFIKLYPQNPQVDYAYYLRGVANMETGSDVLLRYTNLNSAHRDTGYLRAAYDNFRDLVTKFPQSGYAPDAAQRMRFITNQFAEGEMNVARYNVKRKAYVAAVQRARWVVEYYQETPQVPEALATLVYSYQQLGMNDLANQYLDLLKTNYPKLVHGDTVNLAEARGEASWVNKMTLGILGKPAATIVPNGPADQTVKTPIPSSDVNAPAQPTTLQKTGQVLSKVGHGVTRWFGTLFSGGDNSEMGESNNAPASRATSPSQISSASPAASTKP from the coding sequence ATGTCGCTGCCGCGTTTGACGGGTCTTGTAGTGCCAGTTGTACTGTCAGGATCGTTATTGCTGTCCGCTTGTAGCAGCTTATTCAGCAAAGATGCAGATCGGAAAAAAGACGCTGGTCCCACCCAAACTGAACAGGGTTATTATCAATCCGCTCAACGGTATTTAGGAGATGCACGCTTTAGTGATGCGACCAAAGACCTTGAAGCTCTTGAGACATATTACCCTGTTGGCGCCTATACCGAACAAAGTCAACTTGATTTGATGTATGCCCGTTTCCGGAATAGCGATTACCCCGGTGCAATCACCGCTGCGGATCGTTTCATCAAACTGTATCCACAAAACCCGCAAGTCGACTATGCATATTATTTGCGCGGTGTTGCCAATATGGAAACCGGGTCTGACGTTTTACTCCGTTATACCAACCTGAATTCAGCGCATCGTGATACGGGCTACCTGCGTGCGGCATACGACAACTTCCGTGACTTAGTCACCAAGTTCCCACAAAGTGGCTATGCACCTGATGCTGCACAGCGTATGCGTTTTATCACCAATCAATTCGCCGAAGGTGAAATGAACGTTGCTCGATACAACGTAAAACGTAAAGCCTATGTCGCAGCTGTCCAACGCGCACGCTGGGTCGTAGAGTATTACCAAGAAACACCTCAAGTGCCTGAAGCGCTCGCAACGCTGGTCTATAGCTATCAACAACTCGGTATGAATGACCTTGCAAATCAATATTTAGATTTGCTGAAAACAAACTACCCGAAACTGGTTCACGGCGACACGGTGAATCTGGCTGAAGCACGCGGTGAAGCGTCTTGGGTTAATAAAATGACTTTAGGCATCTTGGGTAAACCCGCAGCGACCATCGTTCCCAATGGACCTGCTGACCAAACAGTGAAAACACCGATCCCAAGTAGCGATGTCAACGCACCAGCCCAACCAACTACCCTACAAAAAACCGGACAGGTTCTCAGTAAAGTTGGACATGGCGTAACGCGTTGGTTCGGCACACTCTTCTCAGGCGGAGATAATAGCGAAATGGGTGAAAGTAATAACGCACCGGCGTCTAGAGCAACCTCACCTTCTCAGATTTCTTCTGCTTCACCTGCAGCCTCAACTAAGCCATAA
- the rluD gene encoding 23S rRNA pseudouridine(1911/1915/1917) synthase RluD, which produces MSENPEKDPITDLDAIDGWSEDEAAPEDDLESLIDDDAIDTPDEQLPDDFGLQAHPATHIEKTAVIDEALAGLRFDQAAASLFPEYSREKLKEWMLAGQLTFDGKVVKPKSRALGGETITLDVKLEAQTRSLPEDIPLNIVFEDDQIIVLNKPAGLVVHPGVGNWSGTLVNGLLHHDSRLAELPRAGLVHRIDKETSGLLVIAKTLVAQHSLSQQLAEKSVFRIYDAVAVGHVIAGGTIDEPIRRHSVDRLKMSVQHGGRPSVTHYRVTERFGSHSLLRVQLETGRTHQIRVHMAHIGFPLVGDATYGGRARLPRGISADLIQTLQGFKRQALHARELGLIHPVTGEEMHFEAPWPDDFANLVKMLRREAQPDLSQFR; this is translated from the coding sequence ATGAGCGAAAACCCAGAGAAAGATCCGATAACCGATTTAGACGCCATTGATGGATGGTCTGAAGATGAAGCTGCGCCTGAGGATGACCTCGAAAGTTTGATCGATGACGATGCTATAGATACCCCAGATGAGCAGTTGCCGGATGATTTTGGCTTACAGGCACATCCTGCTACACATATAGAGAAAACAGCGGTTATTGATGAAGCTTTAGCGGGTTTACGCTTTGATCAAGCGGCGGCTTCTTTATTTCCAGAATATTCGCGTGAAAAGTTGAAAGAGTGGATGCTGGCTGGTCAGCTCACTTTTGATGGGAAAGTTGTTAAACCGAAATCTCGTGCTTTGGGCGGAGAGACCATCACCCTTGATGTAAAACTGGAAGCACAAACACGCAGCTTGCCGGAAGATATTCCGCTGAATATTGTGTTTGAAGATGATCAGATCATCGTTTTGAACAAACCAGCAGGGCTTGTCGTTCATCCCGGCGTCGGGAATTGGTCTGGAACACTCGTCAATGGCTTATTGCACCATGACTCACGTCTAGCCGAGCTCCCACGTGCAGGCTTAGTCCATCGGATTGACAAAGAAACCAGCGGTCTATTGGTTATTGCCAAGACTTTGGTTGCACAGCATAGCTTGTCACAGCAATTGGCAGAGAAATCGGTGTTTAGGATTTATGACGCTGTAGCTGTGGGACATGTGATCGCGGGGGGGACTATTGATGAACCTATCCGTCGCCATTCTGTTGATCGTTTGAAAATGAGTGTGCAGCATGGTGGACGTCCATCTGTGACGCATTATCGCGTCACTGAACGTTTTGGTTCGCACAGTTTGCTACGGGTTCAATTAGAAACCGGTCGCACACATCAAATTCGTGTTCATATGGCTCACATTGGTTTTCCATTGGTTGGTGATGCGACTTATGGTGGACGTGCCCGTTTACCAAGAGGCATTAGCGCTGACCTGATTCAAACCTTGCAAGGATTTAAGCGCCAGGCGCTGCATGCACGCGAGTTGGGTTTGATTCATCCTGTTACTGGTGAAGAAATGCATTTTGAAGCGCCTTGGCCTGACGACTTCGCCAATTTAGTCAAAATGTTGCGCCGTGAGGCACAACCTGATCTGAGTCAGTTCCGCTAG
- the pgeF gene encoding peptidoglycan editing factor PgeF codes for MSIDLQESSLNWLAATGLPPSVLAGQTLRHGAGHSLAPFDTFNLALHVGDDPATVQANRMALLQQLAPYGCERLVWLNQVHGTEVYRATADVQIEVPTADAVVTDQIGVGCVIMTADCLPVVLSSADGREVACSHAGWRGLLSGVIEAAAHAMKEPPVYAWLGAAIGAESFEVGPEVRDQFVQDDPASAEAFTALPNGKDKADLYQLARLRLMGLGIERVSGGEHCTVLNQDQFFSYRRDQQTGRMATVVMIRP; via the coding sequence TTGAGTATTGATTTACAAGAGAGCTCCCTAAATTGGCTAGCCGCGACGGGATTACCACCCTCAGTTTTGGCAGGCCAAACCTTACGTCATGGTGCAGGCCACAGTCTTGCACCCTTTGACACGTTTAATCTTGCACTGCATGTTGGTGATGATCCTGCTACGGTACAAGCCAATCGTATGGCGCTGCTTCAGCAGCTTGCTCCCTACGGTTGTGAACGTTTGGTGTGGCTCAATCAAGTTCATGGTACTGAAGTTTATCGAGCGACTGCCGATGTGCAGATTGAAGTACCGACTGCTGATGCGGTGGTCACAGATCAAATTGGTGTGGGTTGTGTCATTATGACTGCCGACTGTTTACCTGTGGTGCTGTCTAGTGCGGATGGTCGTGAAGTTGCGTGCTCGCACGCGGGCTGGCGTGGGCTGCTTTCTGGCGTCATTGAAGCGGCTGCCCATGCCATGAAAGAACCACCGGTTTATGCTTGGCTCGGTGCTGCGATCGGTGCGGAGTCCTTTGAAGTCGGTCCCGAAGTACGAGATCAATTTGTTCAGGATGACCCTGCCAGTGCTGAGGCATTTACGGCGTTACCCAATGGCAAGGACAAAGCGGATCTCTATCAATTGGCACGCTTACGTTTAATGGGATTGGGTATCGAGCGTGTCAGTGGTGGTGAACATTGCACGGTGCTGAATCAAGACCAGTTTTTTTCATATCGTCGTGATCAGCAAACTGGACGTATGGCCACGGTGGTCATGATTCGACCATAA
- a CDS encoding flavodoxin family protein, which produces MAQRVKRLCVVYHSAYGHTARVAQAIVDGANEVADVDASLVSVEHMDHYKWELLDQADLLVFGSPTYMGSVTGQFKLFMDATSSRWMARAWSGKLAAGFANSGGLSGDKLSVLQQINLFAMQHGMLWSGLPLMSQGHAPSDLNRLASFLGLMTQSDNLPVAQTPPDGDMATARWFGQHLAQLMHRFY; this is translated from the coding sequence ATTGCCCAACGAGTAAAGCGACTTTGTGTCGTGTATCACAGTGCCTATGGTCATACCGCACGCGTGGCTCAAGCCATCGTTGATGGTGCTAACGAAGTCGCTGATGTGGATGCCTCACTCGTGTCGGTTGAGCATATGGACCACTATAAATGGGAACTTTTGGATCAAGCGGATCTACTTGTTTTTGGTTCCCCGACCTATATGGGGAGTGTGACAGGTCAATTTAAGCTATTTATGGATGCGACCTCGAGTCGTTGGATGGCGCGTGCATGGTCGGGTAAGCTTGCTGCTGGTTTTGCTAATTCTGGCGGGCTGAGTGGTGATAAATTATCCGTACTTCAGCAAATTAATTTGTTTGCGATGCAGCATGGCATGCTGTGGAGTGGTCTGCCGTTGATGTCACAAGGACATGCGCCAAGCGACCTGAATCGTTTAGCCAGTTTCTTAGGCTTGATGACTCAGTCCGATAACTTACCTGTTGCTCAAACACCACCTGATGGTGATATGGCGACGGCGCGCTGGTTTGGTCAGCATCTTGCGCAGCTTATGCATCGTTTTTATTGA
- a CDS encoding Nudix family hydrolase — translation MSSSNKVVDVAVGLIVKNGQALLAKRALHQHQGGRFEFPGGKVEAGELVTTALTRELHEELGIDIHDPQLVQRLTYTYPEKTVCLHVYRIESFIGEPIGREGQPLTWVDLDALFELNFPDANRPIVRAAQLPTRYSITSDLYEPREAAIAPWLAEIAIEKETDAWVYVRLPSVSSELYAMAVQRLSMLRPDLNLIAVWDAPEALNEIIVGRHLTQAALLAKKHLERRSEREFWFAACHDEASVAHAQKLGVDAIVVGAVLSTPTHPNGDVLGWDGFAKLAGLSDIPVYALGGMQPSNIDEVQALGGFGVAGVRFV, via the coding sequence ATGAGCTCTTCTAATAAAGTTGTCGATGTTGCTGTCGGTTTGATTGTTAAAAATGGACAGGCACTACTGGCTAAGCGCGCTCTGCATCAGCATCAAGGTGGGCGTTTCGAGTTCCCTGGGGGCAAAGTCGAAGCAGGAGAGCTAGTAACCACAGCACTCACGCGTGAGCTGCATGAAGAGCTTGGCATTGATATTCATGATCCTCAATTAGTTCAGCGCCTCACGTATACATATCCCGAAAAGACGGTTTGTCTGCATGTCTACCGGATAGAGTCTTTTATTGGAGAGCCGATCGGGCGAGAAGGGCAGCCACTGACTTGGGTGGATTTAGATGCCTTGTTTGAGCTCAATTTCCCCGATGCGAATCGTCCAATTGTGCGTGCTGCGCAGTTACCAACCCGCTATTCGATTACATCTGATCTTTATGAGCCGAGAGAGGCCGCCATTGCGCCTTGGCTGGCTGAGATTGCCATTGAGAAAGAAACGGATGCTTGGGTATATGTGCGATTACCCAGTGTGTCGTCAGAACTTTATGCTATGGCTGTCCAGCGCCTTTCTATGCTGCGTCCTGACCTGAATCTGATTGCAGTATGGGATGCACCAGAAGCCTTAAATGAAATTATCGTCGGTCGTCACCTCACTCAAGCCGCTTTATTAGCGAAAAAACATCTAGAGCGTCGTTCTGAACGAGAATTCTGGTTCGCGGCGTGTCACGATGAGGCTTCGGTTGCCCATGCTCAGAAGTTAGGTGTTGATGCAATAGTGGTTGGTGCGGTTTTGTCGACGCCAACACATCCCAACGGTGACGTTCTGGGGTGGGATGGTTTTGCAAAGTTAGCAGGCTTAAGTGATATACCCGTTTATGCTTTAGGGGGGATGCAACCCAGTAACATTGATGAAGTCCAAGCACTGGGTGGTTTTGGGGTGGCGGGTGTGAGATTTGTTTAA
- the mrcB gene encoding penicillin-binding protein 1B: MSAPNLSKNSSQLVRRNKRHGTGMPNQNNGFVIIGLIILVVIAVVLIGLGIYVARLDSVVRTKFEGQRWEIPAKVYARPLELYVGATVDKKGIKDELELLGYKSSDGYQTSGTYTDSANTLFIHTRGFNFGTSKEPEQVLKVQFATTSANNGIADIQSTQPNTTGVARLEPVLIGGIYPRINEDRVLIKLSETPQSLVDALIATEDRSFYQHHGVSIRGLGRALLSNATGGARQGGSTLTQQLVKNFYLTNERTLKRKATEAVMALLLESHYSKSEILETYLNEINLGQNGNRSINGFGLASQFYFGQPIQELKLNQVALLVGLVKGPSEYNPWRHPEASLARRNVVLQNMLDQGKITQEQYQSAHDMPLGIVEKPTAGQSLYPDFLDMVRRQLRLEYQETDLTSDGLQIFTTLDPRVQNAADAAFAETLNKIVKSNPKRLTGLQGAVLVGNPQNGEILAVVGGSGLFTGYNRALDARRQVGSLFKPAVYLTALASGRYNLASLVDDGPVNITGAGMSNWQPKNYDLQDHGVVSLTDALAHSYNQATVNLGMQLGVPQVVGTLKDLGINATLPTYPSVLLGAANLAPLDILNMYGTIASDGFQHPPRAIISVIKATGEPLQRYGLSMRQSVDPAPTYLLNYAMQQVVKSGTAQAANRTLSPALNLAGKTGTTNDLRDSWFAGYSGNYVSVVWVGQDDNRPTGLSGASGALPIWINLMSRLKLTPVELAQPDGVVWQWVDAASGQVSAEGCPGATYIPMLRTTLPSQISPCGQEKIDQLQQSQNNTDMYSTPVMSSNNGTLNTTPAPTVSTPAAPPVPAPRTPPRQTSAIDRAMESF, from the coding sequence TTGTCTGCTCCTAATCTTTCTAAAAATTCCTCTCAGTTAGTACGTCGCAATAAGCGTCATGGCACCGGAATGCCAAACCAAAATAATGGATTTGTCATTATCGGACTTATTATCCTTGTCGTTATCGCTGTTGTCTTAATCGGCCTTGGCATTTACGTTGCACGACTTGATAGTGTGGTCAGAACCAAGTTTGAAGGTCAACGCTGGGAGATTCCCGCAAAAGTTTATGCCCGTCCTTTAGAACTTTATGTGGGCGCAACAGTCGATAAGAAAGGTATAAAAGACGAACTCGAACTCTTGGGTTACAAAAGCAGTGATGGCTATCAGACATCAGGCACTTATACAGATTCTGCAAATACCTTATTTATTCATACCCGCGGCTTTAACTTTGGGACATCCAAAGAACCCGAACAAGTGCTCAAGGTTCAATTCGCAACAACATCAGCGAACAATGGTATTGCTGATATCCAAAGTACCCAGCCCAACACCACGGGTGTTGCACGTTTAGAGCCCGTTTTAATTGGGGGCATCTATCCACGTATTAATGAAGACCGTGTGTTAATCAAGCTTAGTGAAACGCCACAATCTCTTGTCGATGCATTGATTGCGACTGAAGATCGCTCATTCTATCAGCATCATGGCGTATCAATTCGGGGACTGGGGCGTGCATTGTTATCCAATGCTACGGGTGGAGCTCGTCAGGGTGGATCAACGCTCACTCAACAGTTGGTGAAAAACTTCTATCTCACCAATGAGCGCACGTTAAAACGCAAAGCAACTGAAGCCGTAATGGCCCTGCTCCTTGAATCACATTACTCAAAGAGTGAAATTTTAGAAACATATTTAAACGAGATTAATCTCGGTCAAAACGGCAATCGTTCTATTAATGGATTTGGCTTAGCTTCACAATTTTACTTCGGCCAACCCATTCAAGAGTTGAAGCTAAATCAAGTCGCACTGCTTGTTGGCCTAGTTAAAGGACCTAGCGAATACAATCCATGGCGTCATCCTGAAGCCTCGCTCGCGCGACGAAATGTCGTTCTGCAAAATATGCTGGACCAAGGCAAAATTACTCAAGAACAGTATCAATCTGCACACGACATGCCCCTAGGCATCGTGGAGAAGCCAACAGCTGGGCAGAGCTTATATCCAGACTTTTTAGATATGGTTCGTCGCCAACTGCGTCTGGAATATCAGGAAACCGATCTAACCAGTGATGGCTTACAGATTTTTACGACGCTAGATCCTCGTGTCCAAAATGCAGCTGATGCCGCATTTGCAGAAACGTTGAATAAAATCGTGAAATCCAACCCTAAACGGTTAACAGGATTACAAGGTGCTGTCCTTGTTGGAAATCCACAAAACGGCGAAATTTTAGCAGTCGTTGGCGGTTCAGGCTTGTTTACTGGATATAACCGTGCTTTAGATGCCCGCAGACAGGTCGGATCACTGTTTAAGCCTGCAGTTTATCTCACGGCACTAGCATCAGGTCGATATAACCTCGCCTCACTCGTTGATGATGGTCCGGTGAATATCACTGGCGCTGGCATGTCCAATTGGCAGCCGAAAAACTATGATCTACAAGATCATGGCGTTGTCTCACTGACTGATGCATTAGCGCATTCTTATAACCAAGCTACAGTTAATCTAGGTATGCAATTAGGCGTTCCACAAGTAGTCGGAACCTTAAAAGATTTAGGCATCAACGCCACATTACCTACCTACCCATCAGTCTTGCTCGGTGCAGCAAATCTTGCACCGCTTGATATCCTGAATATGTATGGCACGATTGCATCAGATGGCTTCCAGCACCCCCCCCGAGCCATCATTTCCGTCATAAAAGCCACTGGTGAACCGTTGCAACGCTATGGTTTATCTATGCGTCAAAGTGTAGATCCTGCACCGACATATTTGCTGAATTACGCCATGCAACAAGTTGTAAAATCAGGGACTGCACAAGCTGCAAACCGTACACTTTCTCCTGCGCTCAACTTAGCGGGTAAAACAGGTACGACCAACGACCTGCGTGACTCTTGGTTTGCGGGTTATAGCGGCAACTATGTGTCTGTGGTCTGGGTTGGTCAGGATGATAACCGCCCAACGGGGTTGAGCGGTGCATCGGGTGCCCTACCGATTTGGATTAACCTCATGAGTCGTCTCAAACTAACACCTGTTGAGCTTGCTCAACCAGATGGCGTGGTTTGGCAGTGGGTAGATGCAGCGAGTGGTCAAGTATCAGCAGAAGGTTGTCCTGGTGCAACGTATATTCCGATGCTCCGCACCACGCTCCCTTCTCAAATCTCCCCTTGTGGGCAAGAGAAGATTGATCAATTGCAGCAATCACAAAATAATACGGACATGTATAGTACGCCAGTCATGTCTAGCAACAACGGTACCTTAAATACTACACCTGCGCCGACTGTATCGACACCAGCAGCCCCACCCGTTCCAGCTCCACGTACACCACCGCGTCAAACTTCGGCTATTGATCGCGCGATGGAAAGTTTCTAA